In one window of Oryza sativa Japonica Group chromosome 9, ASM3414082v1 DNA:
- the LOC4346519 gene encoding exosome complex component RRP41 homolog, translating into MEYVNPLTGFRVDGRRPNEMRQLKGEVGVVARADGSALFEMGNTRVIAAVYGPREVQNKGQQVNSKDALVRCEYRMADFSTGDRRRKPKGDRRSTEISLVIRQTMEASILTHLMPRSQIDIFVQVLQADGGTRAACINAATLALADAGIPMRDIVTSCSAGYLCSTPLLDLNYIEDSAGGPDVTVGFLTKMDKVTLLQMDAKLPMDTFETVMDLAIEGCKAIANYIREVLLENTRRLECQRG; encoded by the exons ATGGAGTACGTGAACCCTCTCACCGGCTTCCGCGTCGACGGCCGGCGCCCCAACGAG ATGCGGCAGCTCAAGGGCGAGGTGGGCGTCGTCGCCAGGGCAGACGG ATCGGCGCTGTTCGAGATGGGCAACACCAGGGTCATTGCCGCTGTCTACGGCCCTCGAGAG GTCCAGAACAAAGGTCAGCAAGTCAACAGCAAAGATGCTTTG GTGCGTTGTGAGTATAGGATGGCAGATTTTAGTACTGGGGATCGAAGGAGAAAGCCAAAGGGTGACAG GCGATCAACAGAAATTTCACTTGTTATCCGGCAAACAATGGAGGCAAGCATTTTAACACATTTAATGCCACGTTCACAG ATTGATATATTTGTCCAAGTTCTTCAAGCTGATGGTG GTACAAGGGCTGCATGCATCAATGCTGCTACATTAGCACTTGCAGATGCTGGGATTCCCATGCGAGACATTGTTACATCTTGCAGTGCTGGTTATCTGTGTTCTACTCCTTTGCTTG ATCTGAATTATATAGAAGACAGTGCTGGAGGTCCAGATGTCACTGTTGGCTTTCTTACAAAGATGGACAAAGTTACTCTTCTGCAG ATGGATGCAAAATTACCAATGGATACATTTGAAACTGTAATGGACCTTGCAATTGAAGGCTGCAAAGCTATCGCAAACTACATCCGAGAG GTGCTATTGGAGAACACAAGACGGCTGGAGTGCCAGCGTGGTTAG
- the LOC4346520 gene encoding acetyl-CoA acetyltransferase 2: MASDNIGSRDVCVVGVARTPMGGFLGALSSLSATKLGSIAIEAALKRANVDPALVQEVFFGNVLSANLGQAPARQAALGAGIPNTVVCSAVNKVCASGMKATMFAAQSILLGINDIVVAGGMESMSNAPKYIAEARKGSRFGHDTLVDGMLKDGLWDVYGDFAMGNCAELCADNHALTREDQDAYAIQSNERGIAARNSGAFAWEIVPIEVPVGRGKPPVLVDKDEGLDKFDPVKLKKLRPSFKENGGTVTAGNASSISDGAAALVLVSGQKAQELGLQVIARIKGFADAAQAPELFTTSPALAIPKALANAGLESSRVDYYEINEAFSAVALANQKLLGIPSEKINVHGGAVSLGHPLGCSGARILVTLLGVLREKGGKIGVAGVCNGGGGASALVLELA, translated from the exons ATGGCTTCGGACAACATTGGCTCGAGAG ATGTATGTGTTGTTGGGGTTGCACGCACCCCTATGGGTGGTTTCCTAGGTGCCCTGTCTTCCTTGTCAGCTACCAAACTTGGTTCCATAGCAATTGAAG CTGCTCTGAAGAGGGCAAATGTTGATCCAGCCCTTGTGCAAGAGGTCTTCTTTGGTAATGTGTTGAGTGCTAATTTGGGGCAAGCTCCTGCAAGACAAGCTGCTTTAGGTGCAGGGATACCAAACACAGTTGTTTGCAGCGCAGTTAACAAAGTTTGCGCATCTGGCATGAAAG CGACAATGTTTGCAGCACAGTCAATTCTATTGGGCATCAATGATATTGTTGTAGCCGGTGGCATGGAAAGCATGTCTAATGCTCCAAAATACATTGCTGAAGCTAG AAAAGGATCTCGTTTTGGACATGACACTCTTGTTGATGGCATGCTTAAAGATGGCCTTTGGGATGTATACGGTGATTTTGCCATGGGAAATTGTGCTGAGCTTTGTGCTGACAATCATGCTCTGACAAGGGAAGACCAG GATGCCTATGCTATTCAAAGCAATGAGCGTGGAATTGCTGCTCGGAACAGTGGTGCTTTTGCATGGGAGATTGTTCCG ATTGAAGTTCCTGTTGGGAGAGGGAAACCACCGGTACTTGTTGACAAAGATGAGGGCCTGGACAAG TTTGACCCAGTGAAACTGAAGAAGCTCCGTCCTAGTTTCAAGGAGAATGGTGGTACTGTTACTGCTGGGAATGCTTCTAGTATAAG TGACGGTGCTGCCGCATTAGTATTGGTGAGTGGGCAGAAGGCACAAGAACTTGGACTGCAAGTTATTGCACGAATCAAAGGATTTGCAGATGCAGCTCAA GCTCCTGAATTATTTACCACTAGCCCGGCACTTGCCATACCTAAGGCTCTTGCTAATGCTGGCTTGGAGTCTTCTCGTGTTGATTACTATGAAATTAATGAAGCCTTTTCA GCTGTTGCACTTGCAAATCAAAAGCTTCTTGGAATTCCTTCA GAAAAAATTAATGTACATGGAGGAGCTGTGTCTTTAGGACATCCTCTTGGATGCAGTGGTGCTCGAATTTTGGTCACCCTGCTTGGT GTTCTTAGGGAGAAAGGTGGCAAAATCGGAGTTGCTGGTGTTTGcaatggcggaggcggagcatcTGCTCTCGTTCTCGAGCTTGCATAA